From one Planktothrix agardhii NIES-204 genomic stretch:
- the pntB gene encoding putative nicotinamide nucleotide transhydrogenase beta subunit translates to MDIRLTGIQLSYLVAVTFFFFGLKKLGSPATARSGNLWAAIGMLIAVVATMLDRQVLNYEWVILALVIGSVIGAVMAYKIQMTEMPQMVGLLNGLGGAASSMVAVGEFWRYLALAETPPLGTTITAILGVLIGGITFTGSMIAFAKLQGIMSGSPILFPLQQQFNILLFVAFGVGSVYICLTPFNVSVFLGLVFISLILGVLFVIPIGGGDMPVVISLLNSFSGLAASAAGFVVMNNLLIIAGALVGASGIILTVIMCKAMNRSLTNVLFAGFGTGESGSGTASGAGATDQTVRSIDTEEGAMMLGYARSVVIVPGYGMAVAQAQHSVKELVDQLESNGVDVKYAIHPVAGRMPGHMNVLLAEANVPYPQLYDMDDINPQFDQTDVALVIGANDVVNPAAREDKNSPIYGMPILDVDKAKHTIVIKRGMSTGFAGVENDLFYKDKTMMLFGSAKDVVAKLVSEVKQL, encoded by the coding sequence ATGGATATTCGCTTAACAGGAATACAACTCAGCTATTTAGTAGCTGTCACATTCTTTTTCTTTGGATTGAAAAAGTTAGGATCTCCAGCAACAGCTAGAAGTGGCAATTTATGGGCCGCCATTGGGATGTTAATTGCTGTTGTTGCCACGATGTTAGATCGGCAGGTTTTGAACTATGAATGGGTTATCCTTGCCTTAGTGATTGGTTCGGTCATTGGGGCGGTGATGGCTTATAAAATTCAAATGACAGAAATGCCCCAAATGGTAGGTTTACTCAACGGTTTGGGGGGTGCCGCTTCTTCAATGGTGGCGGTGGGAGAATTTTGGCGCTATTTAGCCCTAGCAGAAACTCCCCCTTTAGGCACAACAATTACTGCGATTTTAGGAGTATTAATTGGAGGAATAACCTTTACAGGTTCGATGATTGCCTTTGCCAAATTGCAGGGAATTATGAGTGGTTCTCCGATCTTATTTCCTCTGCAACAACAGTTTAATATTCTGCTGTTTGTTGCTTTTGGAGTCGGCAGTGTTTATATTTGCCTAACTCCTTTTAATGTGTCGGTATTTTTAGGGTTAGTATTTATTTCCCTAATTTTGGGGGTGTTATTCGTCATTCCCATCGGGGGCGGCGATATGCCCGTGGTGATTTCTCTGTTAAATTCTTTTTCCGGGTTGGCAGCGTCAGCAGCCGGGTTTGTGGTGATGAACAACCTGTTAATCATTGCTGGGGCGTTGGTTGGGGCGTCGGGGATTATCCTAACGGTGATTATGTGTAAGGCGATGAACCGTTCTTTAACTAACGTGCTATTTGCTGGTTTTGGAACCGGAGAAAGTGGTTCTGGGACTGCTAGTGGGGCGGGTGCAACCGATCAAACGGTTCGCAGTATTGACACCGAAGAAGGGGCGATGATGTTAGGATATGCCCGTTCTGTGGTGATTGTACCTGGATATGGAATGGCCGTAGCCCAAGCGCAGCATAGTGTTAAGGAGTTGGTCGATCAATTAGAAAGTAATGGGGTGGATGTCAAATATGCCATTCATCCGGTGGCGGGACGGATGCCCGGACACATGAACGTGCTGTTAGCGGAGGCGAATGTTCCCTATCCTCAATTATATGACATGGATGATATTAACCCGCAGTTTGATCAAACCGATGTGGCGTTAGTTATCGGAGCTAATGATGTGGTGAACCCGGCGGCACGGGAAGATAAAAATAGCCCCATTTATGGGATGCCGATTTTGGATGTTGATAAAGCCAAACATACCATTGTGATTAAACGCGGTATGAGCACTGGGTTTGCCGGGGTAGAAAATGATTTGTTCTACAAAGACAAAACCATGATGTTGTTTGGTAGTGCTAAGGATGTTGTTGCTAAGTTAGTTTCGGAAGTTAAACAACTGTAG
- the pntA2 gene encoding putative nicotinamide nucleotide transhydrogenase alpha subunit — MTAETLISALFVFVLATFAGFEVITKVPPTLHTPLMSGANAISGISVLGALIIAGDRDWNVTVILGFIAIILAMINVVGGFLVTDRMLEMFKKKEVKA, encoded by the coding sequence ATGACCGCAGAAACATTGATTTCCGCATTGTTTGTGTTTGTTTTAGCAACTTTTGCGGGGTTTGAAGTGATTACGAAAGTTCCCCCAACTTTGCATACTCCCCTGATGTCTGGGGCAAATGCGATTTCAGGAATTTCCGTTTTAGGAGCGTTAATTATTGCTGGCGATCGCGATTGGAATGTCACCGTTATTCTGGGATTTATTGCAATTATTCTCGCCATGATTAACGTTGTCGGTGGCTTTTTAGTCACAGATCGAATGCTGGAAATGTTCAAGAAAAAAGAGGTTAAAGCCTAA
- the pntA gene encoding putative nicotinamide nucleotide transhydrogenase alpha subunit, protein MKIGIAKEIQVDERRVALIPDVVARLVKQGVEVWVEAGAGERACFSDATYEQVGAKIVDQGTLWGEVDVLLKVGVLEDSEVSQLKSGGVLITFLNPLGNPELVQKLAAQNVTAFSMELIPRTSRAQSMDALSSQANLAGYKAVLIAAAALPKYFPMLTTAAGTIRPAKVLILGAGVAGLQAIATARRLGAIVEGFDIRPEVKEQVQSLGAKFVDVSLEEDTVAEGGYAKEISEKAKERTREVLTQHVAASDVVVTTAQVPGRKAPVLVTEDMVAQMKPGSVIVDLAAEQGGNCECSEAGKDVVKYGVTIIGPINLPASMPIHASEVYAKNISALLALMINKDKQLEINFADDILDGSCVTHNGEIRSQRVKDALSANSQQVSISG, encoded by the coding sequence ATGAAAATTGGCATTGCTAAAGAGATTCAGGTAGATGAGCGCCGAGTTGCCCTCATCCCTGATGTTGTCGCCCGTTTGGTTAAACAGGGTGTGGAAGTATGGGTAGAAGCAGGGGCCGGGGAACGGGCCTGTTTTTCCGATGCAACTTATGAACAGGTTGGGGCGAAAATCGTTGATCAGGGGACACTTTGGGGCGAAGTGGACGTCCTGCTGAAAGTCGGGGTATTAGAGGACTCTGAAGTCTCTCAACTCAAGTCTGGAGGGGTGTTAATTACCTTTTTAAACCCCTTGGGAAACCCAGAATTAGTCCAGAAACTGGCGGCGCAGAACGTGACCGCCTTTAGTATGGAATTGATCCCGCGTACCAGTCGCGCCCAAAGCATGGATGCCCTATCCTCCCAAGCAAACTTGGCCGGATATAAGGCGGTATTAATTGCCGCAGCAGCCTTACCGAAATATTTTCCGATGTTAACCACGGCCGCGGGAACCATTCGTCCCGCCAAGGTGTTAATTTTGGGGGCTGGAGTCGCTGGGTTACAAGCGATCGCCACGGCCCGACGTCTGGGTGCTATCGTCGAAGGGTTTGATATTCGTCCCGAAGTTAAAGAACAGGTACAAAGTTTGGGGGCTAAGTTTGTAGATGTGTCCCTAGAGGAAGATACCGTGGCCGAGGGGGGTTATGCTAAGGAAATTTCCGAAAAAGCCAAGGAACGCACCCGGGAAGTCCTGACGCAGCACGTCGCGGCTTCTGATGTGGTGGTGACAACGGCCCAAGTTCCGGGCAGAAAAGCCCCGGTATTGGTCACAGAGGATATGGTGGCCCAAATGAAACCCGGTTCGGTGATCGTCGATCTGGCTGCCGAACAGGGAGGAAATTGTGAATGCAGCGAAGCCGGGAAAGATGTGGTCAAATATGGTGTGACAATTATTGGGCCGATTAATTTACCTGCTTCCATGCCCATTCATGCCAGTGAAGTTTATGCGAAAAATATTTCGGCTTTATTGGCATTAATGATTAATAAAGATAAGCAACTGGAGATCAATTTTGCCGATGATATTCTCGATGGATCTTGTGTAACCCATAATGGTGAAATTCGCTCTCAACGAGTTAAAGATGCTTTGAGTGCAAATAGTCAACAAGTCTCGATTTCTGGTTAA
- a CDS encoding DNA-methyltransferase, which translates to MVMFERYEDQGHIIFHGDSLPILSSEITSESVDLIFIDPPYNIGKQFSNFHDKWESDDEYAVWAYKLLDECIRILKPNGTLYVMASTQAMPYFDLYLRNKIVILSRIIWHYDSSGVQAKKYFGSMYEPLLYCVKNKSNYVFNSNNIKVEAKTGAQRKLIDYRKSVPSPYNSEKIPGNVWYFPRVRYLMEEYENHPSQKPEALLERIILASSQEGGIVLDPFGGTFTSGAVAKRLGRNSISIESQEEYVKIGLRRVLGWQEYKGEKLLPPQKKQTRRNKNTQNFDFIQQELFNADSTA; encoded by the coding sequence ATGGTAATGTTTGAACGATATGAAGACCAGGGACATATTATATTTCACGGTGATTCTTTACCTATTTTGTCGAGTGAAATAACATCGGAATCTGTAGATCTAATTTTTATTGATCCTCCCTATAATATCGGGAAACAATTCTCAAATTTCCACGACAAGTGGGAGTCTGATGATGAATATGCAGTATGGGCTTATAAATTACTGGATGAGTGTATTCGGATATTAAAGCCTAATGGAACTTTATATGTGATGGCAAGTACCCAAGCGATGCCATATTTTGATCTTTATTTAAGAAATAAAATAGTAATTCTGAGCCGCATTATATGGCATTATGATAGTTCAGGAGTTCAAGCCAAAAAATACTTTGGATCAATGTATGAACCCCTACTTTATTGCGTTAAAAATAAGAGTAATTATGTATTTAACTCAAATAATATTAAAGTAGAAGCAAAAACAGGCGCGCAACGGAAGTTAATTGATTATAGAAAATCCGTTCCTAGTCCCTATAATTCGGAAAAAATACCGGGGAATGTCTGGTATTTTCCTCGTGTTAGATATCTTATGGAAGAATACGAAAACCATCCTTCCCAAAAGCCTGAAGCATTGCTAGAGAGGATAATTCTTGCCAGTAGTCAGGAGGGTGGTATTGTACTTGATCCATTTGGAGGTACATTTACATCGGGTGCGGTAGCCAAACGATTAGGAAGAAATTCTATTAGTATAGAATCTCAAGAGGAGTATGTTAAAATTGGTCTGAGGCGAGTTCTGGGATGGCAAGAATATAAAGGTGAGAAGCTATTACCTCCACAGAAAAAACAGACTAGAAGAAATAAAAACACTCAAAATTTTGATTTCATTCAACAGGAGCTTTTTAATGCCGACAGTACAGCATGA
- a CDS encoding methyltransferase type 11, whose amino-acid sequence MDDDGHILYRGERMAVCDKTYQIYNNINGPYYQDILGILPHETISLESAPEFDCRRNAIRKPEETKGEHYHVTITNSDDSCCAPASSSCC is encoded by the coding sequence ATGGACGACGACGGACATATTTTATATCGGGGGGAACGGATGGCAGTTTGTGATAAAACCTATCAAATTTATAATAACATAAACGGCCCCTATTATCAAGACATTTTAGGAATTTTACCCCATGAAACTATATCCCTAGAATCAGCCCCAGAATTCGATTGTAGACGAAATGCTATTCGTAAACCGGAAGAAACCAAGGGAGAGCATTATCACGTTACCATCACAAATTCTGATGATTCCTGTTGCGCTCCTGCTAGTTCTAGTTGTTGTTAA
- a CDS encoding 2-C-methyl-D-erythritol 4-phosphate cytidylyltransferase, producing MHLLIPAAGMGRRMGSDRNKLLLTLLDKPLLAWTLEAAEAATGIDWIGIMGQPVDFPDFQEILAQLNLTKPVELIQGGETRQQSVYNGLQALPTDAERVLIHDGARCLATPELFERCGMALQTCSGLIAAVPVKDTIKVVDQNGLILETPDRQQLWAAQTPQGFEVKLLEECHDQGRQQGWEVTDDAALFEKCGLSVHIVMGEETNLKVTTPVDLSVAEFILRSKIKNQE from the coding sequence ATGCACCTATTAATTCCGGCGGCGGGTATGGGACGAAGAATGGGGAGCGATCGCAACAAATTGCTCCTAACTTTATTGGATAAACCCCTATTAGCCTGGACACTTGAAGCGGCGGAGGCGGCGACGGGTATTGACTGGATCGGGATCATGGGTCAACCCGTGGATTTTCCCGACTTTCAGGAAATTTTGGCCCAGCTTAATTTAACTAAACCCGTCGAGTTAATTCAGGGGGGTGAAACCCGTCAACAATCGGTTTATAATGGCTTACAGGCCTTACCAACCGATGCGGAGCGGGTGTTAATTCATGATGGGGCGAGATGTTTGGCCACACCGGAGTTATTCGAGCGCTGTGGGATGGCTTTGCAGACTTGTTCGGGGTTAATTGCGGCGGTTCCAGTTAAGGATACGATTAAGGTTGTTGATCAAAATGGGTTAATTTTAGAGACACCCGATCGCCAACAATTATGGGCGGCGCAAACTCCCCAAGGTTTTGAGGTGAAATTATTAGAAGAATGTCATGATCAGGGACGTCAACAGGGTTGGGAAGTCACCGACGATGCCGCTTTATTTGAAAAATGTGGGTTATCCGTTCATATTGTTATGGGAGAAGAAACTAATTTGAAAGTGACAACTCCTGTAGATCTAAGTGTGGCCGAATTTATTTTAAGATCAAAAATCAAAAATCAGGAATAA